One segment of Pseudoalteromonas rubra DNA contains the following:
- the thiC gene encoding phosphomethylpyrimidine synthase ThiC produces MSNNSSKLSRRESREAASDFIYNLTGQPFPNSEKVYVDGEQAGVRVGMREITLSDSFIGGTEEDPIYEQNEPVRVYDTSGPYTDPEFKLDVRTGLPKFREQWILDRDDTEVLESVTSQFSQQRMADEGLDHIRFENLPKIRRAKPGQNVTQMHYARRGIVTPEMEYVAIRENMGRAKIREELLAQQHKGQSFGAEIPDFITPEFVRSEIARGRAILPNNINHPETEPMIVGRNFLVKVNANIGNSSVTSSIEEEVEKLVWSTRWGADTVMDLSTGRYIHETREWVVRNSPVPIGTVPIYQALEKVNGVAEDLTWEIFRDTLIEQAEQGVDYFTIHAGVLLRYVPMTAKRVTGIVSRGGSIMAKWCLAHHKENFLYTHFEDICEIMKQYDVCFSLGDGLRPGSIADANDEAQLSELRTLGELTTIAWKHDVQVFIEGPGHVPMHLIKENMDEQLKHCHEAPFYTLGPLTTDIAPGYDHFTSGIGAAQIAWYGTAMLCYVTPKEHLGLPNKEDVKEGLITYKIAAHAADLAKGHPGAQIRDNALSKARFEFRWHDQFNLSLDPERALSYHDETLPQESGKVAHFCSMCGPKFCSMKITQDVRDYAKQLEAEGIDPNNAGEAIAIKMIDVEAEMKNKSREFKETGSELYHKAL; encoded by the coding sequence ATGTCAAACAACAGTAGCAAGTTATCACGTCGTGAGTCACGCGAGGCCGCGTCGGATTTTATTTACAACCTTACCGGACAACCCTTTCCCAATTCCGAGAAAGTCTATGTTGATGGCGAGCAGGCGGGTGTACGCGTCGGAATGCGCGAAATTACCCTGAGCGATTCTTTTATTGGTGGCACCGAAGAAGATCCGATCTATGAGCAGAATGAGCCGGTTCGTGTTTACGATACATCGGGCCCTTATACCGATCCTGAATTTAAGCTGGATGTGCGCACGGGGTTGCCGAAATTCCGCGAACAGTGGATTTTGGACCGGGATGATACAGAGGTGCTGGAGTCGGTCACTTCGCAATTTTCTCAGCAGCGTATGGCAGATGAAGGGTTAGACCATATTCGTTTTGAAAATTTGCCTAAAATACGCCGCGCTAAACCCGGGCAAAACGTTACGCAAATGCACTATGCGCGTCGTGGCATTGTGACTCCGGAAATGGAATATGTTGCGATCCGTGAAAATATGGGGCGTGCCAAGATCCGTGAAGAGTTATTGGCGCAGCAGCACAAAGGTCAGTCTTTTGGTGCGGAGATCCCGGATTTCATTACCCCGGAGTTTGTCCGCTCTGAGATCGCTCGTGGTCGCGCCATCTTGCCAAACAATATCAATCACCCTGAAACAGAGCCGATGATTGTGGGTCGTAACTTCCTGGTGAAGGTGAATGCCAACATAGGTAACTCGTCGGTGACTTCTTCTATTGAAGAAGAAGTAGAAAAGCTGGTGTGGTCAACACGCTGGGGTGCAGATACGGTGATGGACCTGTCTACTGGACGTTATATTCATGAAACCCGTGAGTGGGTAGTGCGTAACTCACCTGTGCCTATCGGCACAGTACCGATTTACCAGGCGCTTGAAAAAGTGAATGGGGTGGCTGAAGATCTGACCTGGGAGATTTTCCGCGATACTCTGATTGAGCAGGCAGAGCAGGGCGTGGATTACTTCACAATCCACGCGGGTGTATTGCTACGGTATGTGCCCATGACGGCTAAGCGTGTCACAGGTATTGTGTCACGTGGCGGTTCTATCATGGCGAAATGGTGTTTGGCGCACCATAAAGAAAACTTCCTGTACACGCACTTTGAAGACATTTGTGAAATCATGAAACAGTACGATGTCTGTTTCTCTCTGGGAGATGGTTTACGCCCGGGATCAATCGCCGACGCCAATGACGAAGCGCAACTGTCTGAGTTACGCACCTTAGGTGAGCTGACAACGATCGCCTGGAAACACGACGTACAAGTGTTCATTGAAGGCCCGGGCCATGTCCCTATGCACCTGATCAAAGAAAACATGGATGAGCAATTAAAGCATTGTCATGAAGCGCCTTTTTACACCCTTGGCCCACTGACCACAGATATTGCACCAGGTTATGATCATTTCACTTCGGGTATCGGTGCGGCGCAAATTGCCTGGTACGGTACGGCGATGCTGTGTTATGTGACGCCGAAGGAGCATTTGGGTCTGCCAAATAAAGAAGATGTGAAAGAGGGTCTGATCACTTACAAGATTGCGGCGCATGCAGCGGATCTGGCGAAAGGTCACCCTGGCGCTCAAATTCGTGACAACGCCTTGTCTAAAGCGCGTTTTGAGTTCCGCTGGCACGATCAGTTCAATTTGAGTCTGGACCCGGAACGCGCGCTGTCTTATCACGATGAAACACTACCGCAGGAATCGGGTAAAGTCGCGCATTTCTGCTCTATGTGTGGTCCTAAATTCTGCTCAATGAAGATCACTCAGGATGTACGTGACTATGCTAAGCAGCTGGAAGCTGAGGGCATAGATCCAAACAATGCGGGCGAAGCCATCGCGATAAAAATGATCGATGTGGAAGCCGAAATGAAAAATAAATCACGTGAGTTCAAAGAGACGGGCTCAGAGCTTTACCACAAAGCACTGTGA
- a CDS encoding FAD-dependent oxidoreductase — MSQTNKPRVAIVGFGLIGRVAALMLAEHFHLSIFERDPVSAPSSVGTLAAAMLAPMAESVICEQDLAELGLEAMALWPELLAKLDTPVFFQQQGTVIVAHQQDRGDLLSFQRRLKPLAGHQAQSLDGCGIGALEPELAGRFHQGLYLPCEGQLDNLAFFAASLGTLQNMGMCFHEGADAQIEQGRVNGEAFDWIIDCRGLDAKAQSPGLRGVRGEVARIYAPEVNLQRPVRLMHPRYPLYIAPKPNHEFVIGATEIESQDRGDITVRSTLELLSAAYTVHSGFAEGRVMSLRAGLRPAYKDNRPQISVTDNVIRINGLYRHGFLLAPAVVQQALQQGVL, encoded by the coding sequence ATGTCCCAGACAAATAAACCGCGTGTTGCCATCGTCGGTTTTGGCCTGATCGGTCGGGTTGCTGCCTTGATGTTGGCAGAGCACTTTCACCTGAGTATCTTTGAACGTGATCCGGTCTCGGCGCCTTCCAGCGTCGGAACTTTAGCTGCGGCCATGCTCGCCCCCATGGCTGAATCTGTGATTTGTGAGCAAGATCTGGCGGAGCTGGGTTTAGAAGCGATGGCCTTATGGCCTGAGTTGCTGGCCAAACTTGATACGCCGGTATTTTTTCAGCAGCAGGGGACAGTGATTGTTGCACATCAGCAAGACCGGGGTGATTTACTGAGTTTTCAGCGTCGTCTTAAGCCTCTGGCTGGTCATCAGGCACAAAGCCTGGATGGCTGTGGTATTGGTGCGTTAGAGCCTGAGTTAGCTGGTCGATTTCATCAGGGTTTGTATTTACCCTGTGAAGGTCAACTCGATAATCTGGCATTCTTTGCGGCGAGCCTCGGCACATTACAGAACATGGGCATGTGCTTTCATGAGGGGGCTGATGCACAGATTGAACAGGGCCGTGTGAATGGTGAGGCGTTTGACTGGATCATCGATTGCCGCGGGTTAGACGCAAAAGCGCAGAGCCCAGGGTTGCGTGGCGTGCGGGGGGAAGTTGCACGCATTTATGCGCCTGAGGTGAACTTACAACGCCCAGTACGTCTTATGCATCCGCGTTATCCACTCTATATTGCGCCTAAGCCAAACCATGAATTTGTGATAGGTGCCACCGAAATTGAGTCTCAGGATCGGGGCGATATCACAGTACGTTCGACGTTGGAGTTGTTATCGGCGGCTTATACGGTGCACAGTGGTTTTGCTGAGGGGCGTGTGATGTCATTACGTGCAGGGTTACGCCCAGCATATAAAGACAATCGCCCACAAATCAGTGTGACAGACAATGTGATCCGAATAAATGGTCTGTATCGACATGGCTTTTTGCTGGCACCTGCTGTGGTGCAACAAGCGTTACAACAAGGGGTATTATGA
- the thiS gene encoding sulfur carrier protein ThiS, producing MNISYNGQALTLSQPHSLLEVIEAQGAQAPYAVALNGQFVPRSGLAEQQLQEGDSIELLSPIQGG from the coding sequence ATGAATATTAGTTACAATGGTCAGGCACTCACGTTGTCGCAGCCACACTCTCTGTTAGAGGTAATTGAAGCACAGGGGGCGCAAGCACCCTACGCGGTTGCGCTCAATGGCCAGTTTGTACCGCGCAGCGGGTTGGCAGAGCAGCAATTGCAAGAAGGTGACAGCATTGAGTTGTTATCGCCTATTCAGGGAGGCTGA
- a CDS encoding thiazole synthase, which yields MQTDKPFTVYGEQFDSRLLIGSALYPSPEVMQQSLLASRAQIVTVSLRRQNSVSAGDDFWQLIKDTGLRVLPNTAGCHSVKEVVTLAQMCREVFATDWIKLELIGDEYNLQPDPIALLEATEILIKQGFKVLPYCTDDLVVCQRLADLGCEVLMPWGAPIGTGKGLLNPYNLQTIRERLPDHTLIVDAGLGLPSHAVQALELGYDAVLLNSAIAGAGCPVTMASAFHHAVVAGRAAYVAQAMPEKEVAAPSTPTMGMPFWHQN from the coding sequence ATGCAGACTGATAAGCCTTTCACGGTTTATGGAGAGCAGTTTGACAGTCGATTGTTGATAGGCTCTGCACTTTATCCCTCGCCGGAGGTGATGCAGCAAAGTTTGCTGGCTTCCCGGGCGCAAATCGTGACGGTTTCTTTACGGCGACAAAATTCTGTGTCAGCGGGGGATGATTTCTGGCAATTGATCAAGGATACTGGTTTGCGGGTATTGCCGAACACTGCCGGGTGTCACAGTGTTAAAGAAGTGGTGACACTGGCGCAAATGTGCCGCGAAGTGTTTGCCACTGACTGGATAAAATTGGAACTCATCGGGGATGAATACAATTTACAACCAGATCCGATTGCGTTGCTCGAAGCAACCGAGATTTTAATAAAGCAAGGGTTTAAAGTGCTGCCCTACTGCACCGATGATTTAGTGGTGTGTCAGCGTCTGGCGGATCTGGGGTGTGAAGTTCTGATGCCCTGGGGTGCTCCCATAGGTACCGGTAAAGGCTTACTTAATCCCTATAATTTGCAAACCATTCGTGAGCGTCTGCCTGACCATACCCTGATTGTCGATGCGGGACTGGGCTTGCCATCTCATGCCGTTCAGGCGTTGGAGCTGGGCTATGACGCCGTGTTGCTAAATTCGGCCATTGCAGGTGCCGGGTGTCCTGTGACTATGGCCAGCGCCTTTCATCATGCTGTGGTTGCCGGGCGTGCTGCCTATGTGGCGCAGGCGATGCCTGAGAAAGAGGTGGCGGCGCCTTCTACCCCGACAATGGGTATGCCTTTTTGGCATCAGAATTAA
- the thiE gene encoding thiamine phosphate synthase — protein MAELVWTIAGSDSGGGAGIQADVKAMHSFGVQTCTAVTALTAQNSLAVEEINAVSSEVLESQLLALEADLKATVIKIGMLANSTQIQLVAEHLAQYKSRWERPPVVVFDPVAIASSGDALTEEDTLDALKKYLLPQVDVITPNTQETQVLTGVYLIGPDAVRDAARKLRELGVKSVIIKGGHWDYPNGYCIDYCWSEGEEYWLGNEAIQTPHSHGTGCSFASSVAACLAKGYPIKDAFILAKAYINQGLKVAQRFGEGRGPLAHAGFPEQISDFPQVIEAGSWLGDELEFAVSEEFNFAAGFAPVGEELGLYAVVDSVDWVEKCLAEGVKTVQLRIKQADETTLEEDIQCAITLGEKYQGRVFINDHWELAIRHGAYGVHLGQEDLDSANLVAIQQAGLRLGVSTHGFYEMLRAHNYRPSYLAFGAIYPTTTKDMTGQIQGLEKLRHFVPLMRETYPTVAIGGIDLTRAPQVAATGVGSVAVVRAITEASDHRQAIIDLKRATGES, from the coding sequence GTGGCTGAACTGGTATGGACCATTGCAGGGTCGGACTCGGGTGGGGGAGCAGGCATACAGGCTGATGTGAAAGCTATGCACAGCTTTGGTGTGCAAACCTGCACGGCCGTAACCGCACTGACGGCGCAAAATAGTCTCGCGGTAGAGGAAATTAACGCGGTGTCCAGTGAAGTACTGGAATCTCAGTTGCTGGCGCTCGAAGCTGACTTAAAAGCGACTGTGATTAAGATTGGCATGCTCGCTAATAGTACGCAGATCCAGTTGGTTGCAGAGCACTTGGCACAGTACAAAAGCCGCTGGGAAAGACCGCCTGTGGTGGTTTTTGATCCTGTTGCCATTGCATCCAGTGGCGATGCGCTGACCGAAGAAGATACCCTGGACGCGCTGAAAAAGTACCTCTTGCCACAGGTTGACGTGATCACGCCCAATACGCAGGAAACACAAGTACTGACTGGAGTATATCTGATTGGCCCAGACGCAGTCAGGGACGCTGCCCGTAAACTGAGGGAGCTTGGGGTGAAATCGGTGATTATTAAAGGGGGTCACTGGGATTACCCTAACGGTTACTGTATAGATTATTGCTGGAGCGAGGGCGAGGAGTATTGGCTTGGGAATGAGGCGATACAAACACCACATAGTCATGGCACTGGTTGTAGCTTTGCATCCTCTGTCGCTGCATGTCTGGCGAAAGGTTACCCTATCAAAGATGCCTTTATTCTGGCCAAAGCTTACATCAATCAGGGGTTGAAAGTAGCACAACGATTTGGTGAGGGCAGGGGGCCACTGGCCCACGCCGGGTTCCCAGAGCAGATCAGCGATTTTCCCCAGGTCATAGAGGCGGGCAGCTGGCTGGGCGATGAGCTGGAGTTTGCGGTTAGCGAAGAGTTTAACTTTGCCGCAGGCTTTGCACCGGTGGGAGAAGAGTTGGGGCTCTATGCTGTTGTTGATTCTGTAGACTGGGTGGAAAAATGTCTGGCTGAGGGCGTGAAAACCGTGCAACTCAGAATTAAACAGGCTGACGAAACTACGCTGGAAGAAGACATACAGTGTGCGATCACCTTGGGGGAAAAGTATCAGGGTCGGGTTTTTATCAATGACCATTGGGAACTGGCCATTCGCCACGGAGCTTATGGTGTCCATCTTGGTCAGGAAGATTTGGATTCGGCTAACCTGGTTGCCATTCAACAGGCGGGTTTACGTCTTGGGGTATCAACACATGGTTTTTACGAAATGCTACGCGCTCATAACTACCGACCCAGCTATCTGGCGTTTGGGGCAATATACCCTACGACGACGAAAGACATGACAGGTCAGATCCAGGGGCTGGAGAAGCTTAGACATTTTGTGCCCCTGATGCGTGAGACGTATCCTACAGTGGCTATTGGGGGGATCGACCTGACTCGTGCTCCTCAGGTCGCTGCGACGGGGGTCGGGAGCGTCGCGGTGGTGCGTGCCATTACAGAGGCCAGTGACCACAGGCAAGCGATTATTGACCTGAAACGGGCCACGGGCGAATCATGA
- a CDS encoding HesA/MoeB/ThiF family protein, with the protein MSTELNDKERLRYSRHLLLNAVSEAGQMRLKAARVAVIGCGGLGSPALFYLAASGVGQLTFCDDDAVELSNLQRQILYKINHIGQSKAKAAGKVLASLNNQISLIPLSLKLDTSNIDSVLQDSDWILDCSDNFATRYLLNQYCLRERKVLISGAALGTQGQFMTFDFRASSPCYHCVFPESPESTELNCQNAGVVSPLLGMIGSMQAMKAVSLIVSGVPDKASEMIVVDALSLQQRQFALEKDPACTVCC; encoded by the coding sequence ATGAGTACAGAGCTCAATGACAAAGAGCGGCTTAGGTACAGTCGTCATTTGCTCCTCAATGCAGTATCTGAAGCTGGCCAGATGCGGCTCAAAGCGGCCCGAGTGGCCGTAATTGGGTGTGGTGGCCTGGGAAGCCCTGCGCTATTTTACTTAGCGGCAAGCGGTGTTGGTCAGTTGACCTTTTGTGATGATGATGCGGTTGAATTGTCGAATTTGCAAAGGCAGATTTTGTATAAGATTAATCACATTGGCCAGTCAAAAGCAAAAGCAGCAGGAAAAGTCTTAGCGAGTCTGAATAATCAAATTTCACTTATCCCACTGTCATTGAAGCTCGACACGAGCAATATAGACTCGGTTTTGCAAGACAGTGACTGGATCCTCGATTGCAGCGATAATTTCGCCACGCGCTACTTACTGAATCAGTATTGCCTGCGTGAACGTAAAGTACTTATCTCTGGCGCAGCGCTGGGCACTCAGGGACAGTTTATGACGTTTGACTTCAGAGCATCGTCTCCTTGCTATCATTGCGTCTTCCCTGAGTCGCCAGAATCTACCGAATTAAATTGTCAGAATGCCGGCGTAGTCAGCCCATTGCTTGGCATGATTGGCTCTATGCAGGCTATGAAAGCGGTCAGTTTGATTGTCTCTGGTGTACCAGACAAGGCGAGTGAGATGATAGTGGTTGATGCGTTAAGTTTGCAGCAGAGGCAATTTGCACTGGAAAAAGATCCCGCATGTACGGTGTGCTGCTAA
- the asd gene encoding archaetidylserine decarboxylase (Phosphatidylserine decarboxylase is synthesized as a single chain precursor. Generation of the pyruvoyl active site from a Ser is coupled to cleavage of a Gly-Ser bond between the larger (beta) and smaller (alpha chains). It is an integral membrane protein.) yields the protein MNLDKLKIALQYALPKHAVSRLVGKLAAAEAGALTTTLIKLFIKQYKIDMSEALHEDPAHYKTFNEFFTRPLKPGIRPLAEEASIVAHPVDGAISQLGDVVDGQIIQAKGHDYSLQTLLGGKESDVAPYLGGKFATIYLAPKDYHRIHMPLDGTLKKMIYVPGDLFSVNPLTAQNVPNLFARNERVVAIFDTEIGPLAMVLVGATIVASIETIWAGTVTPPAGKDVFSWDYPAEGDNAVKLKKGDEMGRFKLGSTVILAWGEDKADFLANQLPETVTRMGTPFATIRE from the coding sequence GTGAACTTGGATAAACTAAAGATTGCCCTGCAATATGCTTTACCCAAACATGCCGTATCACGTTTGGTGGGAAAACTGGCCGCAGCCGAAGCGGGTGCACTGACAACCACCTTAATTAAATTGTTTATCAAACAGTACAAGATAGACATGAGTGAAGCCCTGCATGAAGATCCAGCTCACTATAAAACCTTTAATGAATTCTTTACCCGTCCGCTGAAGCCGGGGATCCGCCCACTTGCCGAAGAAGCCAGCATTGTGGCTCACCCGGTCGACGGTGCCATCAGCCAGTTAGGTGATGTAGTCGATGGTCAGATCATTCAGGCCAAAGGCCATGACTACAGCCTGCAAACCCTGCTGGGGGGCAAAGAATCCGACGTAGCACCGTATCTTGGTGGTAAGTTTGCCACCATTTATCTGGCGCCCAAAGACTATCACCGCATTCATATGCCCCTTGATGGTACGCTGAAAAAGATGATCTACGTACCTGGCGATCTGTTCTCGGTAAACCCGCTAACTGCGCAAAACGTCCCTAATCTGTTTGCTCGTAACGAGCGGGTTGTCGCTATCTTTGACACTGAGATAGGTCCACTGGCTATGGTACTGGTGGGCGCCACCATAGTGGCCAGCATCGAAACCATCTGGGCGGGCACAGTCACGCCACCAGCCGGCAAAGACGTCTTTAGCTGGGATTATCCCGCAGAGGGCGACAACGCCGTTAAATTGAAAAAAGGCGACGAGATGGGCCGCTTTAAGCTGGGCTCAACGGTGATCCTGGCCTGGGGAGAAGATAAAGCCGACTTCCTCGCAAACCAGTTGCCAGAGACAGTCACCCGCATGGGCACGCCATTCGCGACCATTCGTGAATAA
- the rsgA gene encoding small ribosomal subunit biogenesis GTPase RsgA, with translation MAKRKKLSKGQSRRISANHQKRLHKAKQQSDTQVSWQTDNLGPTEPAVVISRFGQHADIECENGDVLRCNIRRTVTSLVCGDEVIFRRAKVSEGDLAGVIEAVEPRRSQLTRPDFYDGVKVVAANIDQILMVSAVVPEFTPQIIDRYLVACEDMGIEPILLLNKVDLLDDEGLDYVDEVLDIYRDLGYRVLLVSNKTGEGIDELKALLTEKNNIFVGQSGVGKSTLVNTVLPDAAILTQEVSENSGLGQHTTTVSKLHHLPSGGNLIDSPGIREFGLWHLEVERVTWCFKEFREFIGGCRFRDCKHLNDPGCLILEAVDEGKISELRFDSYHRILESMADGRAGARAPRV, from the coding sequence ATGGCAAAACGCAAAAAACTCAGTAAGGGCCAATCCAGACGGATCAGTGCCAATCATCAAAAACGCTTGCATAAAGCGAAACAACAATCCGACACTCAGGTAAGCTGGCAAACAGACAATCTGGGCCCCACAGAACCCGCCGTGGTGATCAGTCGCTTTGGGCAACATGCCGATATCGAGTGCGAAAATGGCGACGTGCTACGCTGCAATATCCGCCGTACCGTCACCAGCTTAGTGTGTGGTGACGAAGTGATTTTCCGTCGCGCCAAAGTGAGCGAAGGCGATTTGGCCGGCGTCATAGAAGCCGTCGAGCCTCGACGCTCTCAGCTTACTCGTCCGGATTTTTATGATGGCGTTAAGGTGGTGGCAGCCAACATAGATCAGATTTTAATGGTGTCCGCCGTGGTGCCTGAATTTACCCCACAGATCATTGACCGTTACCTGGTCGCCTGTGAAGACATGGGTATTGAACCAATTCTGTTGCTCAACAAGGTCGATCTGCTCGATGACGAAGGCCTCGACTATGTCGATGAAGTCTTGGATATCTATCGCGACTTAGGCTACCGCGTCTTACTGGTCAGTAACAAGACTGGCGAAGGGATCGATGAGCTCAAAGCCCTGCTAACAGAAAAGAATAATATCTTCGTTGGTCAGTCTGGAGTCGGGAAGTCAACACTGGTCAATACGGTACTGCCTGATGCAGCCATCCTGACCCAGGAAGTGTCTGAAAACAGTGGCCTGGGTCAGCACACCACCACGGTTTCTAAACTGCATCACCTGCCCAGTGGCGGTAATCTGATAGACAGTCCGGGGATCCGTGAGTTCGGTCTGTGGCACCTGGAGGTTGAGCGGGTAACCTGGTGTTTTAAAGAGTTTCGTGAGTTTATCGGCGGCTGTCGTTTTCGTGACTGCAAACACCTTAACGATCCGGGTTGTCTGATCCTGGAAGCGGTTGATGAGGGCAAGATCAGCGAGCTGCGCTTTGACAGCTATCATCGTATTCTGGAGTCAATGGCGGATGGTCGCGCAGGTGCGCGCGCGCCAAGAGTTTGA
- the orn gene encoding oligoribonuclease, with protein MSFHESNLIWLDLEMTGLEPKTDRILEIATVITDCDLNVLAEGPVIAIHQSDELLDNMDEWCTNQHGRSGLTARCKASSHSESDAIKQTLDFLKQWVPPGKSPMCGNSIGQDRRFLNKYMPELEEYFHYRNLDVSTIKELARRWKPELLNGIHKKSSHLALDDIKDSIMELKVYQQKFFNL; from the coding sequence ATGTCTTTTCATGAATCAAACCTGATCTGGCTCGACTTAGAAATGACGGGTCTGGAACCTAAAACAGATAGGATCCTCGAAATTGCCACTGTGATCACAGACTGTGATCTTAACGTACTGGCTGAGGGACCTGTAATTGCTATCCATCAAAGTGATGAATTACTTGATAATATGGATGAATGGTGCACAAACCAGCATGGCCGCTCAGGCTTAACTGCGCGTTGTAAGGCCAGTTCTCATTCTGAATCTGATGCAATCAAACAAACCTTGGACTTCCTGAAGCAATGGGTGCCGCCGGGCAAATCGCCTATGTGTGGTAATTCGATTGGTCAGGACCGTCGTTTCCTCAATAAATACATGCCTGAGCTGGAAGAATACTTCCACTACCGCAACCTGGACGTTAGCACGATTAAAGAGCTGGCACGTCGCTGGAAGCCTGAGCTGTTAAACGGGATCCACAAAAAGAGCTCTCACCTGGCTCTGGACGACATTAAAGACTCCATTATGGAGTTGAAGGTCTATCAGCAAAAATTCTTCAATCTTTAA
- the rpsF gene encoding 30S ribosomal protein S6 encodes MRHYEIVFMVHPDQSEQVPGMIERYTGAITEAGGKIHRLEDWGRRQLAYPIEKLHKAHYVLLNVEAPTEVISELETSFRYNDAVLRNLVMRTKNAVTEASPLAKEEKKEAATA; translated from the coding sequence ATGCGTCATTACGAAATCGTATTCATGGTTCACCCAGACCAAAGTGAGCAAGTACCTGGTATGATCGAGCGTTATACTGGTGCCATCACAGAAGCTGGCGGTAAAATCCACCGTCTAGAAGACTGGGGCCGTCGTCAACTGGCTTACCCAATCGAAAAGCTTCACAAAGCACACTATGTTCTGTTGAACGTTGAAGCACCTACTGAAGTAATCAGCGAGCTTGAAACTTCTTTCCGCTACAACGATGCAGTGCTTCGTAACCTGGTTATGCGTACTAAGAACGCTGTAACTGAAGCGTCTCCTCTTGCTAAAGAAGAGAAAAAAGAAGCAGCAACTGCTTAA
- the priB gene encoding primosomal replication protein N, with translation MVSTQSELYTNQLVLSGTVCKPPKYSQSPAGIAHCIFVLEHKSMQVEADLNRNSYVRIQVVASGQQFRTQLEHLYVGQTLQVRGFLNRHESRSGLSQLVLHAQHIERIN, from the coding sequence TTGGTGAGCACTCAGTCTGAACTGTATACAAACCAGCTGGTATTATCTGGCACGGTCTGTAAGCCACCTAAGTACAGTCAAAGCCCCGCCGGCATCGCGCATTGTATTTTTGTTTTAGAACATAAATCGATGCAGGTAGAAGCCGACCTAAATCGTAACAGTTATGTACGTATTCAGGTGGTTGCCAGCGGACAGCAGTTCCGGACTCAACTAGAGCATTTATACGTTGGGCAGACCTTACAGGTACGCGGTTTTTTAAACCGACACGAAAGTCGCAGTGGCTTGAGTCAACTTGTATTACATGCACAACATATTGAAAGAATTAATTGA
- the rpsR gene encoding 30S ribosomal protein S18: MARYFRRRKFCRFKAEGVQQIDYKDLATLKNYVTESGKIVPSRITGTSAKYQRQLATAIKRARYLALLPYTDLHK, from the coding sequence ATGGCACGTTATTTCAGACGTCGTAAGTTCTGCCGTTTCAAAGCGGAAGGCGTACAACAAATCGATTACAAAGATCTGGCTACTCTTAAAAACTATGTAACTGAAAGTGGCAAAATCGTACCTAGCCGTATCACAGGTACTAGCGCTAAATACCAGCGTCAGCTAGCAACTGCTATCAAGCGTGCTCGCTACCTAGCCCTTCTTCCGTACACTGACTTACACAAGTAA
- the rplI gene encoding 50S ribosomal protein L9 — MQVILLDKIANLGGLGDQVSVKSGFARNFLFPKGKAVPATKANIETFEARRAELEAKIAEELTAAQARAEKLEALAEVTLVSKAGDEGKLFGSIGTRDIADAITAVGLEVAKSEVRLPTGTIRETGEFDVTIQLHTDVTTAIKVIVIAEA; from the coding sequence ATGCAAGTTATTCTACTAGACAAGATCGCAAACCTAGGTGGCCTAGGTGACCAGGTTTCAGTTAAATCTGGTTTCGCACGTAACTTCCTTTTCCCTAAGGGCAAGGCAGTTCCTGCAACTAAAGCTAACATCGAAACTTTCGAAGCACGTCGTGCTGAGCTTGAAGCGAAAATCGCTGAAGAGCTAACTGCTGCACAAGCGCGCGCTGAAAAACTAGAAGCACTTGCTGAAGTGACTCTGGTTTCTAAAGCGGGTGACGAAGGTAAGCTATTCGGTTCTATCGGTACTCGCGATATCGCCGATGCTATCACTGCAGTAGGTCTTGAAGTTGCTAAGTCAGAAGTTCGTCTGCCTACCGGTACTATCCGTGAGACAGGTGAGTTCGACGTAACTATCCAGCTTCACACTGACGTGACAACAGCTATCAAAGTAATCGTGATCGCTGAAGCTTAA